The proteins below come from a single Holdemania massiliensis genomic window:
- a CDS encoding FAD-dependent oxidoreductase, with the protein MKKAFLILCSWMLCFSLTACSAKENTQPTASGTFSATEKGYGGEVEVTLTIENSILTDVMIVGEQETPTVGGQAIEQLPAKMIAANSVEVDGVTGATMTSNAILAAAKNALEVSGMTLVQKEKEVSADITHEDVQSDVLVLGGGLAGLSAAVSAKENGAAHVILLEKLSFLGGCASLSGGVLTRAAQAGDPVGTFDKEQLNNYFNMRTGGHADPKVIQTYVDHSVDDFNWIDSMYETGVEYERFALNPEGLMALRPKQDSAVGAGAQLIGAIASSAEKLGIDVRLSHPVTDLIVDGDQVIGAQVTFDDGSIQNFYADGGIVLATGGFAFSQEALAEYSSSNAEQIVSYASAGTTGDALKWAKEINADIQFGEDWDSCGSFSLAFTGYPTEELFKLVLLNAEGERFINEEAMQPEIYLEMRHQLAQGSSHFYYLTDETMEQENKQWLLDNAGAFVCETLEEVAEKTNMDLETLTQTLRSYNDCAKTGNDPLGKSVAYNLGIEAPYIVIPTDPIRTTTIGGLVTNEKAEVLSADQTVIEGLYAAGEVANYSFFYNVYSCCGSANMDAVVFGRIAGEQAAQWQRAQ; encoded by the coding sequence ATGAAAAAAGCTTTTTTGATTCTTTGTTCGTGGATGTTGTGTTTCTCTTTGACTGCCTGTTCAGCAAAAGAGAATACTCAGCCGACTGCCAGCGGAACTTTTTCAGCGACAGAAAAGGGGTATGGAGGAGAGGTCGAAGTGACGCTGACGATCGAAAATTCAATATTAACCGATGTGATGATCGTTGGTGAGCAGGAAACACCAACGGTTGGCGGACAGGCGATTGAACAGCTTCCGGCTAAAATGATAGCAGCTAACAGTGTTGAGGTTGATGGAGTGACTGGAGCAACAATGACCTCCAATGCGATTTTAGCAGCGGCCAAAAACGCATTGGAAGTTTCAGGAATGACGCTTGTCCAAAAAGAAAAGGAAGTTTCAGCTGATATTACGCATGAAGATGTACAATCGGATGTTCTGGTTTTAGGCGGTGGATTGGCAGGGTTAAGCGCAGCCGTTTCGGCAAAAGAAAATGGAGCAGCGCATGTCATCTTGCTTGAAAAACTATCTTTCTTAGGAGGGTGTGCCTCCTTGTCCGGCGGTGTGCTGACGCGGGCAGCTCAGGCCGGTGATCCAGTTGGAACCTTTGATAAGGAACAATTAAACAATTATTTCAATATGCGAACAGGCGGACATGCGGATCCGAAGGTCATTCAGACTTATGTGGATCATTCTGTGGATGATTTTAACTGGATTGATTCGATGTATGAAACGGGTGTTGAATATGAACGTTTTGCCTTAAATCCGGAAGGGCTGATGGCGCTGCGGCCGAAACAGGATTCAGCGGTTGGTGCTGGGGCTCAGCTGATTGGAGCGATTGCCAGCAGTGCAGAAAAATTAGGCATTGACGTTCGCTTGTCACATCCAGTAACCGATCTGATTGTGGATGGAGATCAAGTGATCGGGGCGCAGGTTACCTTTGACGATGGCTCAATCCAGAATTTTTATGCCGATGGCGGGATTGTTTTGGCTACCGGCGGATTTGCCTTCAGCCAGGAAGCCCTAGCGGAATATTCCAGCTCCAATGCGGAACAAATTGTAAGTTATGCCAGTGCGGGTACGACCGGAGACGCGCTGAAATGGGCAAAAGAAATCAACGCAGACATTCAGTTCGGTGAGGATTGGGACAGCTGTGGTTCTTTCTCCTTAGCCTTTACCGGCTATCCGACTGAGGAACTGTTTAAGCTTGTGCTGTTAAATGCTGAGGGAGAACGCTTTATTAACGAAGAAGCCATGCAGCCTGAAATCTATCTGGAAATGCGTCATCAACTGGCTCAAGGAAGTTCTCACTTCTATTATTTAACAGATGAAACGATGGAGCAGGAAAACAAACAATGGCTGCTTGACAACGCAGGGGCATTTGTCTGTGAAACTCTGGAAGAGGTGGCTGAAAAGACGAATATGGACTTGGAAACGTTGACCCAAACACTGCGTTCCTATAATGATTGTGCTAAGACTGGAAATGATCCGCTGGGCAAGTCAGTTGCTTATAATTTGGGAATTGAAGCGCCGTATATTGTCATTCCAACAGATCCGATTCGCACAACTACAATCGGCGGTTTGGTTACCAATGAAAAAGCAGAGGTGCTTTCTGCAGACCAGACAGTTATTGAAGGTTTATATGCGGCAGGCGAAGTGGCAAATTACAGTTTCTTCTACAACGTTTACAGCTGCTGCGGAAGTGCTAATATGGATGCTGTTGTTTTCGGCCGTATTGCCGGAGAACAGGCAGCTCAGTGGCAAAGAGCACAATAG